In Alistipes ihumii AP11, a genomic segment contains:
- a CDS encoding S1 RNA-binding domain-containing protein: protein MLTAGHYHTLTVRRISDHGLYLGNEEGDEVLLPNRFVSLSDRIGDRKEVFVYHDSEDRLVATTERPLATVGQAAFLEAVDKTVHGAFLDWGIPAKHLFLPNRNQQGRIEIGKKYVVYVYSDNITGRAVATTYLKSFVDNAEPSVAPRDETDILVALESPIGFRVVVNDRHWGMIYRNQIFRPVHVGDRMKAYVTRITEDNRIDLSLQKQGYDEVKESAERLLELLRKAGGTLPLGDDSAPDAIHKHTGMSKKTFKRSAGRLFKQGIVILEKERITLK, encoded by the coding sequence ATGCTGACCGCAGGACACTACCATACGCTGACCGTCCGCCGAATTTCGGACCACGGGCTTTATCTGGGCAACGAGGAGGGGGACGAGGTGCTTCTCCCGAACCGCTTCGTCTCGCTCTCCGACCGGATCGGAGACCGCAAGGAAGTGTTCGTCTACCACGACTCGGAGGACCGGCTCGTCGCCACGACCGAGCGGCCGCTGGCGACGGTCGGACAGGCCGCCTTTCTGGAAGCGGTCGACAAGACCGTGCACGGGGCCTTTCTCGACTGGGGGATTCCGGCCAAGCACCTGTTCCTGCCGAACCGCAACCAGCAGGGACGCATCGAGATCGGCAAGAAATACGTCGTCTACGTCTACTCGGACAACATCACCGGCCGGGCCGTCGCAACGACCTACCTGAAATCGTTCGTCGACAATGCGGAACCGAGCGTCGCTCCCCGCGACGAAACGGACATTCTGGTCGCGCTCGAAAGCCCGATCGGTTTCCGCGTCGTAGTCAACGACCGCCACTGGGGCATGATCTACCGCAATCAGATTTTCCGTCCCGTACACGTAGGCGACCGGATGAAAGCCTATGTCACGCGAATCACCGAAGACAACCGGATCGACCTGAGCCTGCAGAAGCAGGGATACGACGAGGTGAAGGAGTCGGCCGAGCGATTGCTGGAACTGCTGCGCAAAGCCGGAGGCACGCTCCCGCTCGGCGACGACAGCGCCCCCGACGCGATACACAAGCACACCGGCATGAGCAAGAAAACGTTCAAGCGCAGCGCAGGCCGACTGTTCAAGCAGGGAATCGTCATACTCGAAAAGGAACGGATTACGCTGAAATAA
- a CDS encoding lytic transglycosylase domain-containing protein, with protein sequence MKYLFCSLLVLASVSACAQPSGAPAPSSVTLAPVVVPALPQSLEFAGEAVPLDNYDTRESLLRELMSCMYLHSRTTLTLLATTRYFPVIEPIMKKYGIPDDFKYLCMAESGLDPNVRSGAGAAGLWQLMPVYAKSVGLLVGGDVDERYDVTKATEAACRYLADAYERLGSWTLAAASYNVGIGGVSRRLAKQGVDSYYDLFLPAETLRYVFRVLAFKLIAPDPAAYGFRIDPDDYYKPLTDYHEATVEGRPIDWAAVARSHGTNYKMLRELNHWIRDYDYDNKAGRSFVIKVPNRDFRRAR encoded by the coding sequence ATGAAATACCTGTTTTGCTCGCTGCTCGTACTGGCCTCCGTTTCGGCCTGCGCGCAGCCTTCCGGCGCTCCGGCTCCTTCGTCCGTTACGTTGGCCCCTGTCGTCGTGCCCGCGTTGCCGCAGAGTCTGGAGTTTGCCGGCGAGGCGGTGCCTTTGGACAACTACGATACGCGCGAGAGCCTGTTGCGCGAGCTGATGAGCTGCATGTACCTCCACTCGCGCACGACGCTGACGCTGCTCGCCACGACGCGCTATTTTCCGGTCATCGAGCCGATCATGAAAAAATACGGGATTCCGGACGACTTCAAGTATCTCTGCATGGCCGAGAGCGGGCTCGACCCTAACGTCCGCTCGGGAGCCGGCGCAGCCGGCCTGTGGCAGTTGATGCCGGTCTATGCGAAGTCGGTCGGGTTGCTCGTAGGCGGGGACGTCGACGAGCGCTACGATGTGACGAAGGCGACCGAGGCGGCTTGCCGCTATTTGGCCGACGCTTACGAGCGGCTGGGCAGTTGGACGTTGGCCGCCGCTTCGTACAACGTCGGCATAGGGGGCGTGTCGCGACGGCTTGCGAAGCAGGGCGTCGATTCCTATTACGATCTGTTTCTGCCCGCCGAGACGCTGCGCTATGTCTTTCGCGTGCTCGCTTTCAAGCTCATCGCGCCCGATCCGGCCGCCTACGGGTTCCGTATCGACCCCGACGATTATTACAAGCCGCTGACGGACTACCACGAGGCGACGGTCGAAGGCCGGCCGATCGATTGGGCCGCCGTCGCGCGCAGTCACGGGACGAACTACAAGATGCTCCGCGAGCTGAACCATTGGATCAGAGACTACGACTACGATAATAAAGCCGGCCGTTCGTTCGTTATCAAGGTTCCGAACCGGGATTTCCGTCGCGCACGGTAG
- the uvrA gene encoding excinuclease ABC subunit UvrA has protein sequence MSEDKTIRVYGARVHNLKNVDVEIPRDKLTVITGLSGSGKSSLAFDTIYAEGQRRYMETLSTYARQFVGTMERPDVDKITGLSPVISIEQKTTNKNPRSTVGTVTEINDFLRLLFARASEAYSPVTGEVMVHHTDEQIVDLILRDFPGKKIALLAPLVRGRKGHYRELFESLAKKGYLYARVDGEIQEIHAGQRLDRYKIHHIELVVDRLVVKPDVRARMLKSLQETMRQGKGTMMVYDYDTNNVRFYSRHLMCPTSGIAFNEPAPHTFSFNSPQGACPHCNGLGEEAVFDLKRIVPDGGRSIREGGIEPLGRYRNNLLFAEMEALGRRYGFSIDDPIESLDEEALGAVLYGASEPLRIDARELGGTGNYMVSWEGLADYIEKQREDSSSARGDKWKEQFVVRKVCSVCGGSRLKKEALQFRIDGKNIAELSAMSIEELARWMEGLEDRLSPKQRQIARELLKEIRERLRFLLDVGLGYLSLSRSSRSLSGGESQRIRLATQIGSKLVNVLYILDEPSIGLHQRDNVKLIASLKALRDAGNSVIVVEHDEDMMRQADWIVDVGPRAGVRGGEIVAEGPLSKVMASGGMTADFLCGRRRIEVPAVRREGSGQSLFVRGARGNNLKNIDVEFPLGRMICVTGVSGSGKSSLVDATLRRALSCELYRSYERPLEYDRIEGIEHIDKLIVVDQSPIGRTPRSNPATYSNVFGDIRKLFESTPDAQIRGFKAGRFSFNVKGGRCEACKGAGVQTIEMNFLPDVYVKCNVCNGHRYNRETLEVKYKGKNIDDVLNMTVNQAVEFFEAIPSIHMKLKSIQDVGLGYLTLGQPCTTLSGGESQRIKLSTELAKRDTGRTLYILDEPTTGLHFEDVRVLLDVLGKLVDKGNTVIVIEHNLDVIKVADYLIDIGPEGGRDGGRLVAAGTPEQVARVEESYTGQFLKPLLGK, from the coding sequence ATGTCCGAAGATAAGACGATAAGAGTATACGGGGCGAGAGTGCACAACCTCAAGAACGTCGACGTCGAGATTCCGCGCGATAAACTGACCGTCATCACCGGTCTGTCGGGTTCCGGCAAGTCGTCGCTCGCTTTCGACACGATCTATGCCGAGGGGCAGCGACGCTATATGGAGACGCTTTCCACCTACGCTCGCCAGTTCGTCGGCACGATGGAGCGTCCCGACGTCGACAAGATCACGGGGCTCAGTCCGGTCATCTCGATCGAGCAGAAAACGACGAACAAGAATCCCCGTTCGACGGTAGGTACCGTTACGGAGATCAACGACTTTCTGCGCCTGCTTTTCGCCCGTGCTTCGGAAGCCTATTCGCCCGTTACGGGCGAGGTGATGGTGCATCATACCGACGAACAGATCGTCGATCTGATCCTTCGCGACTTTCCCGGAAAAAAGATCGCGCTTCTGGCTCCGCTGGTGCGCGGCCGCAAGGGGCACTATCGGGAGCTGTTCGAGAGTTTGGCCAAGAAAGGTTATCTGTATGCCCGCGTGGACGGCGAGATTCAGGAAATTCATGCCGGCCAGCGGCTCGACCGCTATAAGATTCACCATATCGAGCTGGTCGTCGACCGCCTGGTCGTGAAGCCCGATGTCCGGGCGCGGATGCTCAAGAGCCTGCAGGAGACCATGCGGCAGGGCAAGGGAACGATGATGGTCTACGACTACGATACGAACAACGTGCGTTTTTACAGCCGTCACCTGATGTGTCCGACGAGCGGCATCGCGTTCAACGAGCCGGCTCCGCATACTTTCTCGTTCAATTCGCCTCAGGGTGCCTGCCCGCATTGCAACGGGCTGGGCGAGGAAGCCGTTTTCGACCTGAAGCGGATCGTGCCCGACGGCGGGCGCTCGATCCGCGAGGGAGGCATCGAGCCGCTCGGCCGCTATCGCAACAATCTGCTGTTCGCCGAAATGGAGGCTTTGGGGCGCAGGTACGGCTTTTCGATCGACGACCCGATCGAGTCGCTCGACGAGGAAGCTCTCGGCGCCGTGTTGTACGGTGCGAGCGAACCGCTGCGCATCGACGCCCGCGAGCTGGGCGGCACGGGCAATTACATGGTGTCGTGGGAAGGGTTGGCCGACTACATCGAGAAACAGCGGGAGGACTCCTCCTCCGCCCGGGGCGACAAGTGGAAAGAGCAGTTCGTCGTCCGCAAGGTGTGCAGCGTGTGCGGCGGATCGCGTCTGAAAAAAGAGGCCCTGCAATTCCGCATCGACGGCAAGAACATCGCCGAGCTGTCGGCCATGAGCATCGAGGAGCTGGCCCGTTGGATGGAGGGTCTCGAGGACCGTCTCTCCCCGAAGCAGCGGCAGATCGCCCGGGAGCTGCTCAAGGAAATTCGCGAGAGGCTGCGCTTCCTGCTCGACGTAGGGCTCGGCTATCTGTCGCTCAGCCGCAGCTCGCGCTCGCTGTCGGGCGGCGAGAGCCAGCGTATCCGGCTCGCTACGCAGATCGGATCGAAGCTCGTCAACGTGCTCTACATTCTCGACGAGCCGAGCATCGGGCTTCACCAGCGCGACAACGTCAAGCTGATCGCCAGCCTGAAGGCTTTGCGCGACGCGGGCAATTCGGTGATCGTCGTCGAGCACGACGAGGATATGATGCGTCAGGCCGACTGGATCGTCGATGTCGGCCCGCGCGCCGGCGTTCGCGGCGGAGAGATCGTAGCCGAGGGACCTTTGTCGAAAGTGATGGCTTCGGGCGGCATGACGGCCGACTTTTTGTGCGGCCGCCGTCGGATCGAAGTCCCGGCCGTGCGCCGTGAGGGCAGCGGGCAGAGTCTGTTCGTTCGCGGCGCGAGGGGTAACAACCTGAAGAACATCGACGTCGAGTTCCCGCTGGGGCGGATGATCTGCGTGACGGGCGTCAGCGGCAGCGGCAAGTCGTCGCTGGTCGACGCGACGCTGCGCCGGGCGCTGAGCTGCGAACTGTACCGCTCCTACGAGCGGCCGCTCGAATACGACCGCATCGAAGGCATCGAGCATATCGACAAGCTGATCGTCGTCGATCAGTCGCCGATCGGCCGGACGCCGCGCAGCAATCCGGCCACTTATTCCAACGTGTTCGGCGACATCCGCAAACTGTTCGAGTCGACGCCCGACGCGCAGATTCGCGGGTTCAAGGCGGGCCGCTTCTCGTTCAACGTGAAGGGGGGGCGCTGCGAAGCGTGCAAAGGAGCCGGCGTGCAGACGATCGAAATGAATTTCCTGCCCGACGTTTATGTCAAGTGCAACGTCTGCAACGGGCACCGGTACAACCGCGAGACGCTGGAGGTCAAATATAAGGGCAAGAACATCGACGACGTGCTGAACATGACGGTCAATCAGGCGGTCGAGTTTTTCGAGGCGATTCCGTCGATTCACATGAAACTCAAGTCGATTCAGGACGTGGGGCTCGGCTATCTGACGCTCGGACAGCCCTGTACGACGTTGTCGGGCGGCGAGAGCCAGCGGATCAAGCTGTCGACCGAACTGGCCAAACGCGATACGGGCCGGACGCTCTATATACTCGACGAGCCGACGACCGGCCTGCATTTCGAGGATGTCCGCGTGCTGCTCGACGTGCTCGGAAAACTGGTCGACAAGGGCAATACGGTGATCGTGATCGAGCACAATCTGGACGTGATCAAGGTGGCGGACTACCTGATCGACATCGGTCCCGAGGGTGGGCGCGACGGAGGCCGTCTGGTGGCGGCCGGGACTCCCGAGCAGGTCGCTCGCGTCGAGGAAAGCTATACGGGACAATTTCTCAAGCCCTTGCTCGGCAAGTAA
- a CDS encoding SDR family oxidoreductase — MNFKDKTIVITGASSGIGYALAYEFASRGARIVMGARSEDKLRSIAEDLAARGTQAVYEPTDVTREEDCRRLVEKAVSSFGRIDVLICNAGISMRALFDEVDLGVLKRLMDVNFWGTVYCTKYALPYIQASRGSIVGVSSVAGFHGLPGRTGYSASKYAMTGFLETVRIENLKKGVHVMIAAPGFTASNVRFSALTADGSAQGESPRKEEKMMSAAEVARRIARGVVRRKRTLAMDFNGRATVLIKKFAPGLLDRLYYSHMAKEPDSPLK; from the coding sequence ATGAACTTCAAGGACAAAACAATCGTCATTACCGGAGCATCGTCCGGAATCGGTTACGCGCTGGCGTACGAGTTCGCTTCGCGAGGGGCCCGGATCGTCATGGGCGCCCGGTCGGAAGACAAGCTCCGCTCCATCGCCGAAGATCTGGCTGCCCGAGGGACGCAAGCCGTCTACGAACCGACGGACGTCACGCGCGAAGAGGATTGCCGCCGGCTGGTAGAAAAGGCGGTCTCGAGCTTCGGCCGAATCGACGTGCTGATCTGCAACGCGGGCATCTCGATGCGCGCGCTGTTCGACGAGGTCGATCTCGGCGTGCTCAAAAGACTGATGGATGTCAACTTCTGGGGAACGGTCTACTGCACGAAATACGCGTTGCCGTATATTCAGGCCTCGCGCGGATCGATCGTCGGCGTGTCGTCGGTAGCCGGATTTCACGGCCTGCCCGGCCGCACGGGCTATTCGGCCTCGAAATACGCGATGACCGGATTTTTGGAGACGGTCCGCATCGAGAACCTGAAAAAGGGAGTGCACGTAATGATCGCGGCTCCGGGTTTCACGGCGTCGAACGTACGTTTCTCAGCCCTGACCGCCGACGGATCGGCTCAGGGCGAGTCGCCACGCAAGGAGGAGAAGATGATGAGCGCCGCCGAAGTGGCCCGCCGCATCGCGCGCGGGGTCGTCCGGCGCAAGCGTACGCTCGCCATGGACTTCAACGGGCGCGCCACCGTGCTGATCAAAAAGTTCGCGCCGGGATTGCTTGACCGGCTGTACTACAGCCACATGGCCAAAGAGCCCGATTCGCCCCTGAAATAA
- a CDS encoding B12-binding domain-containing radical SAM protein yields MEKLLLVTPPFVQVNCPYPATAYLSGYLRHRGFDVAQADLSVELIGAVFSRDFLERVFELRIPDEDENLERIHAMRTRYTATIDAVVDFLRGRDPGLAQLICTGEFLPQAGRFETIGELSDLFGTLGTAECAKFLCTLYLQDLSDLIRATVTEHFEIVRYGERLAMAIGSFAEIETVLAEPRNPIEERMCELLERKITAERPTVVGFTIPFPGCLLAALRCAQYLKERHPDIRIAAGGGYPSTELRTMSDRGIFRYIDYLILDDGELPLERILLDGELVRTYTRDGYHEGEGNVTHRERGCPDFTGLLFDRYLSLLETTNPMHRLWTDGRWNKMTIAHGCYWAKCAFCDTSLDYIRRYESVPAATFVDWMEEVIRQTGSRSFHFTDEAAPPKLLKEISLEILRRGLCVSWWTNVRFESRYTGDLCLLMAAAGCIAVSGGLEVASDRLLKKMNKGVDIAQAALAMRNFSYAGIMVHAYLMYGFPTQTLQESVDSLEAVRQMFRAGLIDSAFWHRYAMTVHSPSGTDPEAFGVRRRNAHVHAFANNEVAFVENRGYDIRLVGEGLDEALRHYMAGDGLDRPVHKWFAGKTPRTTVDASLIADQMIRPDASRLFDENARVVWIGPPPVRQEDGLVLHGASSARKLKFKPHETEFLLCLMQTASDLSRKFTFGEAAELFRHYSEESFVAFYLSKKWDLMRPLGLLQI; encoded by the coding sequence GTGGAAAAGCTGCTGCTCGTCACGCCTCCGTTCGTTCAGGTCAACTGTCCCTACCCGGCCACCGCTTACCTGAGCGGCTACCTCCGGCACAGGGGATTCGACGTCGCTCAGGCCGACCTGTCGGTCGAACTGATCGGAGCCGTGTTCTCGCGGGACTTTCTCGAGCGGGTTTTCGAGCTGCGGATTCCGGACGAAGACGAGAATCTGGAGCGCATCCATGCCATGCGGACGCGCTATACGGCCACGATCGACGCCGTCGTCGATTTTCTGCGCGGACGGGACCCGGGCCTCGCCCAGCTGATCTGCACGGGCGAGTTTCTGCCGCAGGCGGGAAGGTTCGAGACGATCGGGGAGCTGAGCGACCTGTTCGGCACCCTCGGCACGGCGGAATGCGCCAAATTCCTCTGCACGCTCTATCTGCAGGATCTGAGCGATCTGATCCGCGCGACGGTGACCGAGCACTTCGAGATCGTCCGCTACGGCGAGCGCCTGGCCATGGCGATCGGGTCGTTCGCCGAGATCGAGACCGTACTGGCCGAGCCGAGGAACCCGATCGAAGAAAGAATGTGCGAGCTGCTCGAACGGAAAATCACGGCCGAGCGGCCGACGGTCGTCGGCTTCACGATCCCCTTCCCGGGATGCCTGCTCGCCGCGCTGCGGTGCGCTCAATACCTCAAGGAGCGCCATCCCGACATCCGGATCGCCGCGGGAGGCGGATATCCGTCGACCGAGCTTCGGACGATGAGCGACCGGGGCATCTTCCGCTACATCGACTACCTGATACTCGACGATGGGGAGCTGCCGCTGGAGCGGATTCTTTTGGACGGAGAGCTCGTGCGGACCTACACGCGCGACGGCTATCACGAAGGCGAGGGGAACGTGACCCACAGGGAAAGAGGCTGTCCGGACTTCACGGGGCTGCTTTTCGACCGGTATCTCTCGCTGCTCGAGACGACCAATCCGATGCACCGGCTGTGGACCGACGGACGCTGGAACAAGATGACGATCGCGCACGGCTGCTACTGGGCCAAGTGCGCCTTCTGCGATACGTCGCTCGACTATATCCGGCGGTACGAGAGCGTTCCGGCCGCCACGTTCGTAGACTGGATGGAAGAGGTGATCCGCCAAACGGGCAGCCGCAGTTTCCACTTCACCGACGAGGCGGCCCCGCCCAAGCTGCTCAAGGAAATATCGCTCGAGATACTCCGCCGCGGACTGTGCGTCAGCTGGTGGACGAACGTCCGCTTCGAGAGCCGTTACACGGGCGACCTGTGCCTGCTGATGGCCGCGGCCGGATGTATCGCCGTGTCGGGCGGGCTGGAAGTGGCCTCGGACCGGCTGCTGAAGAAAATGAACAAGGGCGTCGATATAGCGCAAGCCGCGCTCGCCATGCGTAACTTCAGCTATGCGGGCATCATGGTCCATGCCTACCTGATGTACGGCTTTCCTACCCAAACGTTGCAAGAAAGCGTCGACTCGCTCGAGGCGGTGCGCCAGATGTTCCGGGCCGGACTGATCGATTCGGCCTTTTGGCACCGGTACGCGATGACGGTTCACAGCCCGAGCGGAACCGACCCGGAAGCGTTCGGCGTCCGTCGCCGGAATGCCCATGTGCACGCGTTCGCCAACAACGAAGTGGCATTCGTCGAGAACCGGGGATACGATATCCGTCTGGTCGGGGAAGGACTCGACGAGGCGCTCAGACACTACATGGCCGGCGACGGGCTCGACCGTCCGGTTCACAAGTGGTTCGCCGGGAAAACGCCACGCACGACAGTGGACGCCTCGCTCATAGCCGATCAGATGATCCGGCCCGACGCATCGCGTCTGTTCGACGAAAACGCAAGGGTCGTGTGGATCGGTCCTCCTCCCGTTCGGCAAGAGGACGGCCTCGTGCTGCACGGCGCCTCGTCTGCAAGGAAACTGAAATTCAAGCCGCATGAGACCGAATTTCTGCTGTGCCTGATGCAAACCGCCTCCGATCTGTCGCGCAAGTTCACGTTCGGCGAGGCAGCCGAGCTGTTCCGGCATTACAGCGAGGAGTCTTTCGTGGCTTTCTACCTGTCGAAAAAATGGGACCTGATGCGGCCGCTCGGCCTGCTGCAGATATGA
- a CDS encoding MBL fold metallo-hydrolase: MAKLTFLGTGTSQGVPVISCHCRVCLSPDERDKRLRTSALIETGRETILIDAGPDFRQQMLRAGVERLDGILLTHEHKDHISGLDDVRAFNYTSGAPVKLYAEERVQKRVRQDFDYAFSEHPYPGVPEIDLHTIRPDEPFSIGQTRIVPIRGIHYKLPVLGFRIGPLAYLTDMNQIDEREIDKIRGVDTLVINALRKEPHLSHFTLDEALRISRAVSSNVTYLTHVSHQMGRHAEEQAALPEGVYFAYDGLTVEIPE, encoded by the coding sequence ATGGCTAAACTGACTTTTCTGGGAACCGGGACGTCGCAGGGGGTACCGGTCATCTCCTGCCATTGCAGGGTCTGCCTGTCGCCGGACGAGCGGGACAAGCGGCTGCGAACGTCGGCCCTGATCGAGACGGGCCGCGAAACGATCCTGATCGACGCGGGCCCGGATTTCCGGCAACAAATGCTGCGGGCGGGCGTGGAAAGACTCGACGGAATTCTGCTGACCCACGAGCATAAGGACCATATCAGCGGACTGGACGACGTGCGGGCATTCAACTACACTTCCGGCGCTCCGGTGAAGCTCTATGCCGAGGAACGGGTCCAGAAGCGGGTAAGGCAGGACTTCGACTATGCGTTCTCGGAGCATCCCTACCCCGGCGTTCCGGAAATCGACCTGCATACGATTCGCCCCGACGAGCCTTTCTCCATCGGACAGACGAGGATCGTCCCGATCCGGGGCATCCACTACAAGCTGCCGGTCCTCGGCTTCCGGATAGGACCGCTGGCCTACCTGACCGACATGAACCAGATCGACGAGCGGGAAATCGACAAAATACGGGGCGTAGACACGCTGGTCATCAACGCCTTGCGCAAGGAACCTCACCTGTCGCACTTCACGCTCGACGAAGCGCTGCGGATCAGCCGCGCCGTCTCTTCTAACGTCACCTACCTGACGCACGTATCGCACCAGATGGGACGCCACGCGGAGGAACAGGCCGCGCTGCCGGAGGGCGTCTATTTCGCATACGACGGCCTGACCGTCGAAATTCCCGAATAA
- a CDS encoding recombinase family protein has protein sequence MVVAYLRVSTGKQNLANQQDEIRRFAAAGGIVVDRWVTEVVSGRKNEKERKLGPLLGKMRSGDTLIVTELSRLSRTLTDIMAIMGRCLEHRIVLYSIKEGYAFDDSINSKVLCFAFGLAAEIERNLISMRTKEALALCRAEGVKLGRRKGSYTKLRILIDNRREIVRMLRCRKSIADVCRRYEVSRETFNALRRRYGSVARAAESRRKPG, from the coding sequence ATGGTAGTTGCCTATTTGAGAGTGAGCACTGGGAAGCAGAATCTGGCGAACCAGCAGGACGAAATCAGGCGGTTCGCCGCCGCCGGAGGCATCGTGGTCGACCGTTGGGTGACCGAGGTGGTCAGCGGCCGCAAGAACGAGAAGGAGAGAAAGCTGGGCCCGTTGCTCGGGAAAATGCGGTCGGGCGATACGTTGATCGTGACGGAGCTGTCGCGGCTGAGTCGCACGCTGACCGACATCATGGCGATCATGGGGCGCTGCCTCGAGCACAGGATCGTCCTTTACAGTATCAAGGAGGGCTATGCCTTCGACGACAGCATCAATAGCAAGGTGCTCTGCTTCGCCTTCGGGCTGGCGGCCGAGATCGAACGGAACCTGATCTCGATGCGAACGAAAGAGGCGCTGGCCCTGTGTCGGGCCGAGGGCGTGAAACTCGGCCGTCGCAAAGGGAGCTACACGAAATTGCGGATACTGATCGATAACCGTCGGGAGATCGTACGGATGCTGCGCTGCCGCAAGTCGATCGCCGACGTATGCAGGCGTTACGAGGTTTCCCGGGAAACGTTCAACGCACTACGGAGGCGGTACGGTTCGGTCGCCCGCGCAGCCGAGTCGCGCCGAAAACCCGGATAG
- a CDS encoding zinc ribbon domain-containing protein: MGVDYKYCPYCGQETYEQDARYCPSCGKAYPNVNISPDNRNENSYSNEVMPERPLKLLKFNWGAFCFSWLWAVFNGMPWMILWGMLWIFGGIMVSVIGGPSLILKWFILVRVICVLTLSVIFGIFGNRWAWKYKKWKSVQHFEFVQKNWKQAGFIIVIGPFLLGIILLIVLLVIHEF, encoded by the coding sequence ATGGGAGTCGATTATAAATACTGTCCGTATTGCGGGCAGGAAACATATGAACAGGATGCCCGATATTGTCCCTCTTGCGGTAAAGCATATCCGAATGTGAATATATCCCCGGATAATCGGAATGAGAATAGTTATTCTAATGAGGTAATGCCGGAACGCCCGTTGAAGTTGTTAAAATTCAACTGGGGAGCGTTTTGCTTTTCATGGTTATGGGCTGTTTTCAATGGGATGCCGTGGATGATACTGTGGGGGATGCTGTGGATATTCGGTGGAATTATGGTATCCGTCATTGGGGGCCCTTCGCTTATTCTAAAATGGTTTATCCTTGTGAGGGTTATTTGTGTGCTTACACTGTCTGTTATTTTCGGTATCTTCGGTAACCGGTGGGCATGGAAATATAAAAAGTGGAAAAGCGTACAGCATTTTGAATTTGTTCAGAAAAATTGGAAACAGGCAGGATTCATTATTGTTATAGGACCTTTCCTATTAGGTATTATATTGCTTATTGTCTTATTGGTTATACATGAGTTCTAG
- a CDS encoding DEAD/DEAH box helicase, translating to MKFEELGLHEDILEGIRPMNFDQMTPVQEQTIPVIMEGRDLIGCAQTGTGKTAAYTLPLLERLLREGNPDNVVKSLIVVPTRELAQQIDVQFQGFSYFLPLSTTVVYGGGDGFGWSEQKQGMLMGTDIVIATPGRLIAHIQNSGIDLSHVEYFVLDEADRMLDMGFFDDIMRIVSQLPSERQTIMFSATLPPKIRKLAKEIMHDPAEVNIAVSKPNEAIEQSAYVCYENQKMGIVRELFSKPTGTKTIIFSSSKQKVKELAFSLKRMKLNVAPMHSDLKQEQREEVMLDFKNGKIDVLVATDIVARGIDIEDIGTVINFDVPHDPEDYIHRIGRTARAAATGTAITFVNEKEQGKFHRIETFIEREIPKAALPEQLGSGPAYDPGAGERRGGRGGRNASGRGGRNRGRDRGGDSRPALESRPDQGGGSAGRSRGRRHGRGPRREERKKDAES from the coding sequence ATGAAATTCGAAGAATTGGGGCTTCATGAAGATATTCTGGAAGGAATCCGGCCGATGAATTTCGACCAGATGACTCCCGTGCAGGAACAGACCATACCGGTGATTATGGAGGGGCGCGACCTGATCGGCTGCGCCCAGACGGGAACGGGCAAGACGGCGGCCTATACGCTCCCGCTGCTCGAGCGGCTGTTGCGGGAGGGCAATCCCGACAACGTGGTCAAGTCGCTGATCGTCGTGCCCACGCGCGAACTCGCGCAGCAGATCGACGTCCAGTTTCAGGGATTTTCCTACTTCCTGCCGCTTTCGACTACGGTCGTGTACGGCGGCGGCGACGGGTTCGGGTGGAGCGAGCAGAAGCAGGGCATGCTGATGGGAACCGATATCGTGATCGCCACGCCGGGCCGGCTGATCGCGCATATCCAGAACAGCGGAATCGACCTTTCCCATGTCGAATACTTCGTGCTCGACGAGGCCGACCGGATGCTCGACATGGGCTTTTTCGACGACATCATGCGGATCGTGTCCCAGCTGCCTTCCGAGCGTCAGACGATCATGTTCTCGGCCACTCTGCCGCCCAAGATACGCAAGCTGGCCAAGGAGATCATGCACGATCCGGCCGAGGTCAATATCGCCGTGTCGAAGCCCAACGAGGCGATCGAGCAGTCGGCCTACGTCTGCTACGAGAACCAGAAGATGGGTATCGTCCGCGAGTTGTTCTCGAAGCCTACGGGAACGAAGACGATCATTTTCTCCTCCTCGAAGCAGAAGGTCAAGGAGCTCGCTTTTTCGCTCAAGCGCATGAAGCTGAACGTCGCACCGATGCACTCCGACCTGAAGCAGGAGCAGCGCGAAGAGGTCATGCTCGACTTCAAAAACGGCAAGATCGACGTGCTGGTGGCTACGGACATCGTGGCGCGCGGGATCGACATCGAGGACATCGGCACGGTAATTAATTTCGACGTTCCGCACGACCCCGAGGACTACATTCACCGCATCGGCCGGACGGCCCGGGCCGCGGCGACCGGCACGGCCATTACGTTTGTCAACGAGAAGGAGCAGGGCAAGTTCCACCGAATCGAGACCTTCATCGAGCGGGAAATTCCCAAGGCCGCGCTGCCGGAGCAGCTGGGGTCGGGTCCCGCCTACGACCCCGGTGCCGGAGAACGTCGCGGGGGACGCGGCGGTCGGAACGCCTCGGGCCGGGGAGGCCGCAACCGGGGCCGGGACCGTGGCGGAGACTCCCGTCCCGCACTCGAGTCGCGTCCGGACCAAGGCGGCGGTTCCGCCGGACGTTCCCGAGGGCGCCGTCATGGCCGGGGACCCCGCAGGGAGGAGAGAAAGAAAGACGCCGAAAGTTAG